The following proteins are encoded in a genomic region of Actinomadura sp. NAK00032:
- a CDS encoding TIGR00730 family Rossman fold protein, giving the protein MTLNANSPSRRQGPAMLRGRAVPKTTTDQRLLDGRGPADWVHADPWRVLRIQAEFVEGFGLLAELPKAVSVFGSARTKPDSPEYELAVDIGGRLHDAGYAVITGGGPGIMEAANKGCDENGGLSVGLGIELPFEQRLNDHLDIGLEFRYFFVRKTMFVKYSQAFVVLPGGFGTLDELFEAITLVQTKKITRFPIVLVGTRFWGGLLDWVKQSMLPSGKISPQDIDLIHLTDDPEEVVQIIVEGHTRAEQAIIEARAQAEAGQTAAE; this is encoded by the coding sequence ATGACTCTGAATGCGAATTCCCCCTCGCGGCGCCAGGGGCCGGCCATGCTGCGCGGGCGGGCGGTCCCGAAGACGACCACCGACCAGCGGCTGCTCGACGGCCGCGGCCCGGCCGACTGGGTGCACGCCGACCCGTGGCGCGTGCTGCGCATCCAGGCGGAGTTCGTCGAGGGCTTCGGCCTGCTCGCCGAGCTGCCGAAGGCGGTCAGCGTGTTCGGCAGCGCCCGCACCAAGCCCGACTCGCCGGAGTACGAGCTCGCCGTCGACATCGGCGGCCGGCTGCACGACGCCGGGTACGCCGTCATCACCGGCGGCGGCCCCGGGATCATGGAGGCCGCCAACAAGGGCTGCGACGAGAACGGCGGCCTGTCCGTCGGCCTCGGCATCGAGCTGCCGTTCGAGCAGCGGCTCAACGACCACCTCGACATCGGCCTGGAGTTCCGCTACTTCTTCGTCCGCAAGACGATGTTCGTGAAGTACTCGCAGGCGTTCGTGGTGCTGCCGGGCGGCTTCGGCACCCTGGACGAGCTGTTCGAGGCGATCACCCTCGTCCAGACCAAGAAGATCACCCGCTTCCCGATCGTCCTCGTCGGGACGCGGTTCTGGGGCGGGCTCCTGGACTGGGTGAAGCAGTCCATGCTGCCCAGCGGCAAGATCTCCCCCCAGGACATCGACCTGATCCACCTCACCGACGACCCGGAGGAGGTCGTCCAGATCATCGTCGAGGGCCACACGCGGGCCGAGCAGGCGATCATCGAGGCCCGGGCGCAGGCCGAGGCGGGGCAGACCGCCGCCGAGTGA